The genome window ACAGAGCGTCGTGTGCAACGACTATATCAAGTATTACCAACACTTGGTGAATCAAAAGCCGATTGGGAAATCCTACAAACAGTTGCTCGTCGCTTAGGTGCTGACTGGAATTACAGTCACCCAAGTGAAATCTTTGCTGAAATGGCTAGTCTTGCTCCATTCTTCTCGCAAGCGAACTATGATGTATTAGAAAATTGGGGTAGCTTCTGTTGGGGTAGCCATGATGGTAAAGACACACCTTTACTATATGAGGATGGCTTTAACTTCCCTGACAAAAAAGCTCGTTTTGCTTTAAATGATTGGATCAGACCGGTTGAATATGAAGCGCAATATGATTGCCATATTAACAACGGTCGTATGCTTGAACACTTCCATGAAGGTAATATGACAAATAAATCAAAAGGTATTCAATCGAAAGTACCTGAAATTTTTGTTGAAGTATCACCAGAACTAGCAAAAGAACGTGGCATTGAAGATGGAGCTCTTCTTCGTTTAGTGTCTCCTCAAGGCGCATTAAAATTAAATGCCCTAGTGACAGATCGCGTACAAGGAAATGAACTGTTCTTACCTATGAACTCTGTTAGCAAAGATTCAGCGATTAATTTCTTAACAGGACCGGCTGCAGACATCAATACATCGACACCGGCGTACAAACAAACAAAAGTACGCGTAGAAGTATTGAAACAAAAAGGAAAATCACCACTTCCTAGAACAAACCCACGTTATAAAAAACGTCATCCACAAAATGGTGTTGAGGTCCAACGTAAATGGAATCGTCCTGGCTACGTTCACTTAACAACAAATAACGAAAGGGAGTGAGTTCATGGCTGCACCAATTACGACAATTCAAAAAGAGCAGATAACAGAAGAACAACTAAAGGAAGAAAAATTAGACAATTTAAAACAACTTCTTTCTGAGAATGAAGAAATGGTTAATCAGGTCTTTACGATCATGGCAGAATTAAATGATATTGGAGCACTAGAAGCAGCTACGAAACTACTTGAAGCAAAAGAAGATGTTGCCCATATTGCACTTGGTCAATTAACGCGCAAGCCTGTTACGAATATCATCAACAACTTAATGGGTGTTGCAGGAGCATTAACCGAACTGAATCCAGAAACAACAACAAAGCTGATTGAAGGCTTAAATATTGGCTTAGATGAAGCAAACAAAGCCGTTGAATCTGATGAAAAAGTTAGTGCCTTTAAGCTGTTCAAAATGCTAAACGATCCTGATGTTAATCGTGCTATGAATTTTGGCGCTCACTTCTTAAAAGGGCTAGGCAAAGGTCTAAAATAGGAGGATGGTTTCTTATATGCTAACGAACGAGCACATTTTAAAAACTTTGCAGAAAATTGATGACCCAGAACTTCATAAAAGCATCGTTGACTTGAATATGGTACGCAACATTCAAGTCAACGATACGCATATCTCACTTGATATTGTCTTGACTATTCAAGGTTGTCCTTTAAAAGCCAAGATTCAACAAGATGTTGAAGAAGCGTTGAAAGCGATCGGCGCATCAAATGTCTCTATTAAATTTGGTTCAATGACTGATGAAGAGCGTCGTAATTTAACAGCTTCTTTAAAATCAGAAAATGTTACGGATAAAGGTATGCCTAAAATGCTTCTACCCGATTCTGGTGTCAAATTTATTGCAGTTACTAGTGGTAAAGGGGGCGTCGGTAAGTCTACTGTGACAATTAACTTAGCAGTAGCTCTTGCCCGTCTTGGCAAACGTGTAGGTATTTTAGATGCAGACATATATGGCTTTAGTATTCCAGCTATGATGAAGATTCATCAAAAGCCAACAATGATTGACCAAACAGCTATTCCAGTTGTGAGTCATGGTGTAAAAATCATATCGATGGGCTTTTTCACAAACGAAAACCAACCTGTCATGTGGCGTGGTCCAATGCTCAACAAATGGATTCGCAATTTCCTTGTCAATACACATTGGGATGAATTAGATTATCTCCTCATAGATTTACCACCTGGTACAGGAGATGTAGCCATTGATATGGCGGCAATGATTCCACAAGCACAGGAAATTATTGTCACAACACCACACCTTGCAGCTTCTCATGTTGCTTCTCGTGCAGGTCTGATGGCTCAACAAACGAACCACACGATTCTTGGTGTTGTTGAAAACATGGCTTACTTTGAAAATGCAAATGGTGAAAAGAACTATCTATTCGGTCAAGGTGGCGCCGAAAAATTAGCAGATGAGCTTAAGACAAGTATCATTGCTCAAATTCCATTTGCGCAACCTGAGGAAAACACAGGTTCTTCCGTTTATGACGAAGACTCCATTATCGGTGAAGTATTTACTCACCTTGCAGAAGATATGATGTATCAATAAAGTAAAACTTTCATCAGTGGTAACTGATTATTAGTCTTCATCAACCGGGCTTTTACGGGCAGTTAATGCAGGATAAAGCACAAACCCCCTTGACTCGTTATTCACACGAGACAAGGGGGTCTTTTTATGGAGTTGTGTTCTAACGAAACACTCCCCTACTATGTAATTCAATAGCCAGCCTTTTTTAAAACCTGCATAAAATAAAAGCGGTACGTATTTTTAACGAAAGTATCTAAAGGGAGCCCCACATTTAATTGATACTTTGTAAAAATAAAATAAAAACGCTTATCCCATTTTAAACGTAATAATTCCCCAGCATCTTCACCGTATTTCTCTGTAAATTCCTCAATTAAAGGTTCAATCATATAGTAACAATAGTCTTTTAAGTTTGCGAGAGCCTCTATATCTTTTTCCTTTTGAAAACGTGTAATCCAATCTACTAATTGTTCATCCATTTTAAAATCCATCTTTCTATCTTGAGTTTCTTCCTATTATATTATAACTCTTTTTATAAGTTATTGCTTCTCTCGTTTCTTAGACATTTCGATTTGGATTAGTTAAATTTTTTGTAAGTAAATAAGCTTTATACCTATCCAATAGGTCCTTTTTAATAATATTCAATCTTAAAAATTTTTAATAATATATAGAAAGGCTCATCACCAAAAGTTGTGGAAGTAGGCTTACATGAATCGATTAAGGTTGTTGAAGCAGGCTATGGCATTATGCTTGCTCCTTCTTTTAGTGTGACAAATAGCATTGAAAATCAAAAGTTCGCTCGGCTTTATATTGATGGAATAGATATTAAACAAAGCTTATTTATTTGTACGAGAAAAAATGAAACAATTGAACACCTTTTTATAGAATATCTAAAAGAAAACTTATATCCAATTCTGAGCTGTGTGTCTGATCATGCTGCGGTTCTACATGGCAACACCATCTGTGGAGAGTTTTGTAACGCTTCTCTTAAGTATATAAGAACCCCACTGCTTTAGCTGTGGGAGTAGTCAGATAAGAAATGATATTCATCTGCTGTAATAAACAATTTTTTCTTCTGACCATTGAGCTAATTGTTTAATAGCCAATATCGTTTGATAAGTGTCGAAATATTTATAAATTTCCATTTCCATCCCCATTCCCTAGTCCTCCCTAAACATTTTCTTTCATATGCTCAACCCTTTTAACAATTTTTGTATGCGCCATAGTTCTTTTATTTTTAATTCTATTTCTCAGGCTATGAACTATACAAGCATAGCTATCACGTCATATTAATAGTAATGTAAAGCTAATTTAGCCTTACACCTCCGAACTTTGTTACTAAGGGTCACTCCTATCCCAAGTGACCCTTTTTTTATTGACTTATCTCACAAAAACTTAACTTAATTAATTATTTTTCAATTTTTTAAAGTAAGGGTAGCATTTATTAGATAAATACCTCCTCTTTTTTCTACAGCTAACATATTATAGATTGTAGAAAGGGGGGATTTTTATGGGATACTCCGGAAATATGGGTAATTATAATAACAATTGTTGTTACGGGGGCTATGACGGTGGCTATGGCCGTGGTGGTTCATCATTCGCTTTAATCGTTGTACTATTCATTCTTCTAATTATTATCGGCGCTACTTTCATGCATAGAGAGTATTAACGTTCCAATTTTTAAGTGTAAAAAAATTAGACTTTAGCTTCTATTCAGATTGCATATTAATAGATAAAGGTTAGTGCACCTTCATCATTGGCAACAATCAAAAATCTCTATAACCTCTCTTTTAAGTTATCATAATAGTAGTGTAATGCTAATCTACCAGCCTATACACCCCTGTTATGACCAAAGGGTCGCTTCCAGCCTAGTGACCCTTTCAATAGTTTCTTTACTCATATTGTGCAGTAACTTAAATTTCACACATACCTTCATAACCAAACAATTGGAAAATATTTACCTATTAACTTTTTTACATGATAAAATAAACACTAAGAGTGATTTTATTTATAAAGAAAGGAAGTAATAGTCATTCCAACATGTACAATTAATAATGTAGATTTATACTATGAAATTAAAGGGAAAGGTGAACCTATAATTTTTACCCACGGTGCATCATGGGATAAAAATCAATGGGATAAACAAGTAGATTATTTTTCTCAATATTATCAAACCATCACCTGGGATGTTCGTGGTCATGGAGCATCCTCTCTTCCAAAAGGAATGGTGGATGCAGTTGATTTCAGAAAAGATTTAATTGGATTGATGAATCATCTGCAAATTAAAAATGCTCATTTATGTGGTTTATCAATGGGTGGACACATCTCTTTACAAACAGCTATTCATAATCCAGAATACGTGAAATCTCTTATATTAATAGGTACCCCTTTTACTAATAAATTTAATTGGTATGAAAAGTTACTAGTTCCCTTAAATCGTTTTTCTAATCTGTTTATTCCAATGTCAGTGTCTGCAAAAATTCAGGCGTATACACTATCCAAGTTTAACAAGGAAAATAAACATTATATCAATTCCACAGTTGCATCGATGTCTTATAAGAATTGGGTCCGAATATGGAATGCAGTTTCCAGAATGGAAAGTAGAAATGATTTAGATAAAGTGAATTGTTCTACGTTAATATTATACGGTGAAAAAGATACTATGATTAAAAGACAGCAAGAGTATCTACATAACAACATTAAGCAATCACAATTGATAATAATAGACAACGCCCATCACGCAACGAATTTAGATAATCCAAATCAAGTAAATGAAAATATCCACCAGCACCTTATCAACTCATCAGATATTTATTAAAATTTTTTGTGCAGTAAGTTCAATAATTCTATTTTTATTACTGCACATTTTCTTTCTATATAGCAAGAGAGAAATCGTAGCGCTTGTAATACTCCCTGCGGTTTTGAAACTTTCTCGCCCTTCAATCGTATTTATAATAATATAAATTGGAGGTGTCCTTATTGAGTACTAATATCAAGATTGTTGTTTTTTGTGTGTTATTATTTATAGTTATCTCAACCCTGCTAAATATTATAGAATTTAGAGATAACTATTTGTTATTCCAGAATTTATTTGAACAACTTTTTGACCAAATATCATCCAGTATTTATCAGGGCACCAACTTGAGTGACTATTTAAATGCTTTGAGGGAAAGCATAGTAAACTTAATGTCTAGCTATATAAATTTACGCTCAGTCGGTAGTGCATTTATTTGTACTATCGTTGGTATTGCTTTATTAATAGAACCAGACCAAGAAAATGTTATAGAATTTGGAAAACGTTTATTCGACTATTTCTTTCTTTGATATAGCATATTTAGTTTTACATCCTACATATTTATAACTCAAACTTCGCACCAATATAAATCGGCTTAATCATTGAGCTTGTTTGGTTCTTTACAATTTCAGTAGGATTCTTGACAAAATGTTTTATAAATACAAAAAACACCTCATTCTTTGGTATAGTGAATTTGACTAGAATACACTACCAAACGAAAGAAGTGCTTTCATTATGATAGAGCATAATGGACCAAACAATCAACTGTCTAAAGAATTAAAATCTATTTTTAATGAATTAGAAATTTTTAAACATTTACGGAAAGCTGGCATTACGAAGAAGTTTGGGTTTACAACTTCTTATTTGTTTCACCTCGTATTCTGTTTAATTTTTCATCATAAGAGTTGGTGTACCCTTTTATCATCCAAAAAGGGAGATTGTTATCCAGCCAAAGATGCCGTTTATCGTTTTATGAATCATTCTAAATTTGCTTGGCGTCGTTTTTTAACCTTTTTAAGCGCACACGCCGTTCAAAAAGTCGATGCACTAACAGATGAAAAAGCGCCCAAAAACACTGATTATTGACGATTCGATGTTTGATCGGAATCGTAGTAAAAAGGTTGAGCTTCTCGCACGTTGTATGGATCATTCCTCTTTAACGAAGCGCTTCTATAAAGGCTTTCGTATGCTTACTTTGGGTTGGTCAGACGGCTTTACATTTATGCCGCTTGATTTTACGTTACTGAGTTCAAAAAATGCACAAATCAATGGGATTTCGAACAACATCGACAAACGTACCTCGGGCTATAAACGTCGTGTAGAATCGTTAGAATCCGCGCCTACAATCATTCCAAGTATGCTTGAAAGAGCCTTACAAGCAGGTGTATCCGCTGATTATGTGTTAATGGATACGTGGTTTACACAACAACCGCTCATTCAATCCATCGTTGAACTAGGTCTGGATGTCATTGGTATGGTGAAAAAAATACGAACCAACGTTATTTGATGAACAACCAACGACTCTCTTTTAAAAAGAATTGTATAAGATTGCCACACCTGTCCCAGACAAGAAAGGAATTTTTGCGATCGATTCATACAACGATGGCAAATGGCGTTCAGGTAAAGGTTGTATTTGTCCAAAAACAGAAATAAAAAAAGAGTGAGTGGCTTTGCCATTCTTAGCACGGACTGTACGCTTTCTGAACAAGAAATCATTCGTATTTATGGAATGCGTTGGGACATCGAAGTCTTCTTTAAGACAACCAAATCATTATTGAGACTTCAAAAAGAATTTCAAGGGATGTCTTATGATTTACTCATCAGTCACACAACCATTGTCTTTTCAAGATATGTCGTTTTGTCCTGGCAAAATCGCTGCCATACCGACCAGCGAACATTAGGTGGCATTTTCTATGAACTTTGCGATGAAGTAAATGAACTCGATTGGGCTGTCGCTTTACAGCAATTAATCGAGCTTCTTGAAGATACCCTAAAAAAGACAAATACAAAAATCCAAAAACTAATCAAAAGTCAACTTCAGCAATGGATCGCCAGCCTTCCTAATTATATCAAGGCTTATTTGTCGATTTCAGTCTGCGAAGTTTGAGTTTATAATATTAAAATATATAATTTTACTGACTTGAGTGGTTGCTCTGGTCTTTTTTTATGCGTTAGTTACTGTACAAAATGCTTATCAATGCCTCACCCCCTACTACACGTAATGGTTCTGACACGATCCTCAAATTGTTCAGTAATTTTGATGGAATGCTGATTAAAAATCATCCCATTTTGGTTCATGACTAGAAGAATAAGCCCATACTCCATTTGCTTCTAAACGTAGTAAATCAATTTTTACAGCTACATATTCATCATCAAATTCATTTCTGATATAGTCCTCGGCAACTTCTTTAGTTGGTAAAAAGCACGTTTCCTTTAATTCAACAGCTAAATCGTCTGTTGCATAATCGTAATATACACCTTCTTTATACTTGTAACCTATCGCCCAAAATTCCATTGAATTTTTACCTCCTTCTACCGAACAATATCTTTCCCAAGTGATTTATTAGATTGTTTAAGAAGCCATTGAAATAAGGCCTTTTGCTTTTTTAAATGCCTTTACACCATTTTTGGAATTCATGTCGCTATATTTGCGAGGTTTCGGATTATTAGGTTCGTTTTCTTGGCAACCTTCACGATTTAATTGTTGTTGGAAAAATTCTTCCGGACACCAAACGGCATAATATAATATAGATTCCTGCCAAAAACCCTGCTAAGATTTTTCTTAGCAGGGCTTATTTATAACTATTAAGTTTTTAAGAAAAGCTTGGTTTGACCTTCCTTTTATTTTAAAGTCTGTGACCAACAAAAAAATATTTGCACGCACGTCAGAGAACACTATACGAGAAATTATCAGTTTATTTCCTATGATAGGTTAATGCCATTTGAATGCAAACAGAGATCTCACCAATTGGTAGTTCTTCTTTGGGATCTAGCACAATGGCTCGGTTTTTTGAAAACTCAAGCACATTTGGAAACATCTCTCTAAATGTTTCTACTAAGGTTGTTTGACAATGAAAAAAGATGGCAATCTTATCTTCTTCAAAACAGTCTATTCTGAGCGGAGAAGCACTTTTTATAGTATAGCTAGGCTGATTCCATTTAAGACTTTCTAAAACAGTTTCATTGGGAGAAACTTGTTCTGCTATATTAAAAATAAGCTCTCTAATTTGTAATAGTGGTTTTTGATATTCAATAGGATAATTACTAAAAATAGTTTCAACAGCTAAATTCTCCATAGGTTTCATTTTTATCACTCCTTTCAAAAAATTAGATAAATTTTCGTATTAATTAGTAGTTATCACAGGAATCCACAGCTCAGATTTGTAGGTCGCTGCACTCATGTCACCTTGTGAATAGATTTCTATTCTAGGAATATTAGCTTGACTATACTTTGAACTAGGTAACCATTCTTTAAGAACTTTTTCCTTGAGGTTTATCATTGCACTGGGCAATACTCCCAAACAAGTGAATACTAGCCAAGTCGCTGCCGGAATTTCGATCACCAGATCGTTTTTTTGTTCATTAGTAGTTACACCAATTGTATATTGAAAAAAAGGTTGCTTATTTTCAGTTGATACACCTAAAAATCCATTTATATTACCATTAGAAAAACGTAGAATATCCTGCATTTGCTCTTGAGATAAGTTAGCCCACATCTCAGATATACCATTAAAATTTTCGCCATCATTTACTAAAGGATATTTTCTTGATAACCCTGTAATTCTGAATTCTTCTTTTTGCACAACTTTAAATTCCATGTCTGTCATCTCCTAAAATGAATATCTCCCAACTTGTTTGGGAGTTTTAATTTATCATTCTAAAGATGACAGCAGTATGTCATCATTTATAAGTTTTCGCTAAATTTTCTATTATTAACTTATGCTGTTTTCTCAACATCGGAGGGTGTATAACTTGTACATCATTTCCAAACACCAATAACTGGGGCAAAATAGTAAATAAATTCAGCGAATGAAAAGAAACTATGATATGGTTCTCTTGAACTTCAATTTCTTCTTCCAAATAGTAATCATAAAGCATTCCTAAACTTTCTCGTTTAAATTTAAGCTGTACTATCATATTTTCAGATTGCAACCATTTTTTATTAGTCACTATAGTTTTTTTGAAAACAGTTTTAAGATTTTCGATTTGACGTATTCTAGTTATTTTGAAATAGCGAAAATCTTCTCGAGTTTCGCAAAAGGCAAAAAGATACCAACTGCCATTTAATAAAGATAATTCATAAGGATGAACAGTTCTTTTAGTGAAATTCCCATAACTATCTACATAGACGATACCAAGTTTTTCATTGTTTCTTAACGATGATTCGATAGTTCCCAATTTCTGTTGAATACTTTTTTCGATTTCTGGTCGATGAACAGTAGGGGATTTAACTGAAAACTGATTAGGTTGACTATCATTTCCCTCATACATTAAACTTATTTTTTCTTTAATTGTACTTTGCTGATTGGTTATACCTAGTAGTTCATCTTTTACATTAATCGCCGTTAGAATATCTTGCTTTTCTTTATTATTATACGTTAGTGTTCGTAGTTTAAATGATGGAAGCAAAGAAAAACCACCTTTACTACCTGGAACAGATATTATTGGAAATCCTGCATTCTCGATTGTTTCAATATCACGAAAGATTGTTCTTTTAGATACATTGAATCGTTCAGCTAATTTAGCTGTTGAAAGAATTTCATTTTCTAAAAGCAATACAATTACAGAAAGAATACGCTCAATTTTTTTCATATTATTTCTCTCTCCTCAAGTATAAACTAAAAGTAAACATTTTTGATGACATACTATTGCCTTCTTCTCTTTTTTAATACTTTCTTCTGAATCTGTTAAATTGGGAATCAAGCAGTAGAAAATAAATCCCTGCTAAGATCACTTTGACCTTCTATCAACGCGAGTGGGGGTAATGCTTGCCCGTGTATCCATGAGGTTACCCTTTTAGATACCTCCACTCTTTCACCTAGTTTTGAATAGCTTAACAAAAGGGGATTATTCACTATTTTCTTTATGTACTTGTTTACATCTTTTTTATTAGTTTTCATTCCTTTCCGCTTGCCCCTATGATCCATATTTTAGGCGAGATACCTAATGTCAACAAGCATAATCTTTTCTCTTTCATGTATTGGACCGCTTTCATTTGATTCAATTTTTCACCGATGCCCAGCTGCGCAGACAACGTTACTTAGGTGAAGCAAAAAAGCAGCACAAATCCCGATTTATCGACCGCTGTTTAGCGCGAAAACCGGAAGAGTTAACAGAGGAAGAACGTGGTTTTGTGCGTGAATGGCTACGGGAAGATTTTCATACAAAGCATATCTATCAAGCATTGAATTACATGCGTTATGTGTTAAAAACTACAACGGATACACAAGCAACAAAGCGCTTAAAAAACTGGCTCGAACGCTATCAATTTCACACAAGTGGTGTAGTTTCAAAGATAGCTAAAACCGTGATTGTTCGTGAGAAAGCAATGGTAGATACCATATACTCACCTTTCTCAAACGGCATTATGGAAGGCACAAATAATAAAATTAAGCTCATCAAAAGACGTGGTTTTGGCTACCGAAATGATGCCCATCTTTTCCTCCGTTTACGTTTGGAAACAGGTCATTGATTTTGTCATCCCCGTATATTGGCGATGAGCCCAAATTAAGGAAATTTATTAACATATTTACATTTTTAACCGATAATACCCTTGTAACACAAAAAAATCAAAAGGGAGATGTACATATGAAAAAATATTTACTAGCTGTTGGAATTTTAACAAGTGGGTTGTTGGGACTAAATACAGCTGAAGCTTCAGAAATAGAAAAAGATACGATGAAGCAGATCCATTAATTGAAAATCTAAAAACAGAACACCCTGATTGGACTATTACACAGGTAACTTCAGATGAGGCTGCTAAAGTTAAAGAAGAATTAAAAAATAGTCCAGTTCTAAGAGGTCCAGCAGCACCATTAACAGCTCTTTATATTGACAAAGTAGTATCTCAAGTTGGAACAATCAATCAACATACTGAGAATATTGGCTTGCAGCAAACTTCTCATGCAGTTTCAGGCACTGTTTCTGTAGCAGTTATGGAAGTTGGTTATGGAAATGACAATCAATGGTTAGATGATGAGCGTATTACTTATTAAAATCGTGATTATAAAATTAATGTAGCTTCTATAGATACAAATAATGACAGAATTATAGATGCGTTTTATCATACAGTAACTTTTAATTCAGACTTAAAAATCTCAAGTGGAACTTCTGCATTATATAAGTTTAATTCTACTTCACAAAATTACCCTTGGAACACCATTGAAAGAACTATAAATATTCCACATTTATAATTCAAGAATCCATTGAAGAGAGGTGTATTTTAAAAATGGTTTCTATGGAAGATTTGAGTATAAGGTTAACTATCCTTCAAGGAGCTTACGGATATAAAGGTTTTACTGAACAAGTTGGCGAGAATATGTATAAAACTGATTTGAAAGCTTTTCAAGAAACAATAGAAAATGCAAAAGAACCTATTGATGCTAGTAAAGTTTCAAAGTTATCATCCGATCAAATTAAAGTGTTACAAGGTGCTCCAAGTGGTAGTTGGTTAGTTCCTTTATTGAATAGAATGGGACAATTAGGGATGATTGATTTGCGAGAGGGTCTAGTAAACCCTAAATTATTTCAATATACTTCGACAATAAATGCTTATAAACGATCGATTTAAGACATTTTAACGGAAACACAAAAAAGCCTAGGACTCAAAATTAATTGAGTACCTGGGCACTTCTGTTACATGATCAAATTGTTTTAGCCATTGTTATATTCGTAATTTCATAACCCATTTTTTCATATAAGCCACGTGCAATTTTATTTTGACCAAAAACGTGTAAACCAATTTTATTTACACCTAACCCTTTAGCAATAGTTTCAATTTCTTTCATTGCTTTCTTAGCATAACCCTGCCCTTGATATTGTTCAAAAATCATAAAATCATAAATAAAACCTTCATTAGGTTTTGTAGGGTCTTTTTGTGCAATCCAAATCATTCCAACTAAAATATCATTGTGAAAGATAGAGAATAAATGATTATTCTCGGTCTTCTCATCTTTTGGTAGCAGTTGATTAAATGATTTCTTCGACAAATCAATCGCTTCATCTTCACTCCAATTCCCAGAAGCGATCTTGTCTTTTGCATAGTCTTCAATTGCAAAACTGATATAATGTTTGAACTCTTCTTGGTTCATAGGTTTTAATGTAATCAATTTATTTTCCTCCCATTCTATTTTTCAATCTTAGCATTTTTTGAAAATTCCCCATAATAATTGGTCTTACTTCATTTATTTACTATTTACCTCTCCGCTGTTGAATTGTAATATACAACCCAATTAAACGGTCAGTAGTCATAGTACCACTTTGTAAATCCTTCAAGTGTGAAGCTTGAATAATACCATCCTTTACTGCCTGTGCAATTAAGCCTTCTTACACTTATTTATTTTGTACGCTGTTCAATGATAAGTTTCAAACCCTCATAATCGCCACTTGTCATAGTTCCATTATCAAATTTATCTAGCCATGACTTATCAATCAGCTTTTTATCTACCGTTTGTTTAATGTGTTCACGTACTGCTGCTTGTGTAGTCTCATTCGAAAATTGCATTTTATCATCCTTTTCTGTTGGTTTGTCCTCCTCAATTGATTGTGTGGAAGGCACTGTTTTACCCAAATATGCTGCTAATTCTTTTGCAATAGCCGTACATATCTTCTCGAAA of Lysinibacillus agricola contains these proteins:
- a CDS encoding helix-turn-helix transcriptional regulator → MKKIERILSVIVLLLENEILSTAKLAERFNVSKRTIFRDIETIENAGFPIISVPGSKGGFSLLPSFKLRTLTYNNKEKQDILTAINVKDELLGITNQQSTIKEKISLMYEGNDSQPNQFSVKSPTVHRPEIEKSIQQKLGTIESSLRNNEKLGIVYVDSYGNFTKRTVHPYELSLLNGSWYLFAFCETREDFRYFKITRIRQIENLKTVFKKTIVTNKKWLQSENMIVQLKFKRESLGMLYDYYLEEEIEVQENHIIVSFHSLNLFTILPQLLVFGNDVQVIHPPMLRKQHKLIIENLAKTYK
- a CDS encoding alpha/beta hydrolase — translated: MFTHGASWDKNQWDKQVDYFSQYYQTITWDVRGHGASSLPKGMVDAVDFRKDLIGLMNHLQIKNAHLCGLSMGGHISLQTAIHNPEYVKSLILIGTPFTNKFNWYEKLLVPLNRFSNLFIPMSVSAKIQAYTLSKFNKENKHYINSTVASMSYKNWVRIWNAVSRMESRNDLDKVNCSTLILYGEKDTMIKRQQEYLHNNIKQSQLIIIDNAHHATNLDNPNQVNENIHQHLINSSDIY
- a CDS encoding GyrI-like domain-containing protein codes for the protein MEFKVVQKEEFRITGLSRKYPLVNDGENFNGISEMWANLSQEQMQDILRFSNGNINGFLGVSTENKQPFFQYTIGVTTNEQKNDLVIEIPAATWLVFTCLGVLPSAMINLKEKVLKEWLPSSKYSQANIPRIEIYSQGDMSAATYKSELWIPVITTN
- a CDS encoding GNAT family N-acetyltransferase; translated protein: MITLKPMNQEEFKHYISFAIEDYAKDKIASGNWSEDEAIDLSKKSFNQLLPKDEKTENNHLFSIFHNDILVGMIWIAQKDPTKPNEGFIYDFMIFEQYQGQGYAKKAMKEIETIAKGLGVNKIGLHVFGQNKIARGLYEKMGYEITNITMAKTI
- a CDS encoding YjcZ family sporulation protein, whose translation is MGYSGNMGNYNNNCCYGGYDGGYGRGGSSFALIVVLFILLIIIGATFMHREY
- a CDS encoding DUF1641 domain-containing protein; translation: MAAPITTIQKEQITEEQLKEEKLDNLKQLLSENEEMVNQVFTIMAELNDIGALEAATKLLEAKEDVAHIALGQLTRKPVTNIINNLMGVAGALTELNPETTTKLIEGLNIGLDEANKAVESDEKVSAFKLFKMLNDPDVNRAMNFGAHFLKGLGKGLK
- a CDS encoding transposase is translated as MDRFHLIQFFTDAQLRRQRYLGEAKKQHKSRFIDRCLARKPEELTEEERGFVREWLREDFHTKHIYQALNYMRYVLKTTTDTQATKRLKNWLERYQFHTSGVVSKIAKTVIVREKAMVDTIYSPFSNGIMEGTNNKIKLIKRRGFGYRNDAHLFLRLRLETGH
- a CDS encoding DUF1801 domain-containing protein; the protein is MKPMENLAVETIFSNYPIEYQKPLLQIRELIFNIAEQVSPNETVLESLKWNQPSYTIKSASPLRIDCFEEDKIAIFFHCQTTLVETFREMFPNVLEFSKNRAIVLDPKEELPIGEISVCIQMALTYHRK
- a CDS encoding Mrp/NBP35 family ATP-binding protein; this translates as MLTNEHILKTLQKIDDPELHKSIVDLNMVRNIQVNDTHISLDIVLTIQGCPLKAKIQQDVEEALKAIGASNVSIKFGSMTDEERRNLTASLKSENVTDKGMPKMLLPDSGVKFIAVTSGKGGVGKSTVTINLAVALARLGKRVGILDADIYGFSIPAMMKIHQKPTMIDQTAIPVVSHGVKIISMGFFTNENQPVMWRGPMLNKWIRNFLVNTHWDELDYLLIDLPPGTGDVAIDMAAMIPQAQEIIVTTPHLAASHVASRAGLMAQQTNHTILGVVENMAYFENANGEKNYLFGQGGAEKLADELKTSIIAQIPFAQPEENTGSSVYDEDSIIGEVFTHLAEDMMYQ